In one window of Vibrio sp. DW001 DNA:
- a CDS encoding branched-chain amino acid transaminase, translating to MATNTADYIWFNGEMVPWGEAKVHVLTHAMHYGTSVFEGIRCYNTPDGPIVFRHKEHMQRLKDSAKIYRFPIKYSVDELMEACRVTLRDNKLDSAYIRPLGFIGNVGLGVCPPTDTEMDLIIAAFPWGSYLGEEALANGVDAMISSWNRAAPNTIPTAAKAGGNYLSSLLVGGEARRHGYAEGIALSVDGYLSEGAGENIFIIKNGVLHTPPATSAILPGITRDSIMILAKELGYEVKEENIAREALYLADEIFMTGTAAEIVPVRSVDQITVGEGKRGPITEKIQSTFFGLFNGTTEDKWGWLDFVYPENSVSSDK from the coding sequence ATGGCAACAAACACTGCTGATTATATTTGGTTTAATGGTGAAATGGTTCCTTGGGGCGAAGCTAAAGTCCATGTTCTTACGCATGCTATGCACTATGGCACCTCAGTATTTGAAGGTATTCGTTGTTATAACACGCCTGATGGACCGATTGTTTTTCGCCACAAAGAGCACATGCAGCGCCTAAAAGATTCTGCAAAAATCTACCGATTTCCTATTAAATACTCTGTTGATGAGTTGATGGAAGCATGTCGCGTGACATTGAGAGACAACAAGCTAGACTCCGCTTACATTCGCCCGCTAGGTTTTATTGGCAACGTTGGTCTGGGTGTTTGTCCACCAACTGATACGGAAATGGACCTTATTATTGCCGCTTTCCCATGGGGTTCCTATTTAGGAGAAGAGGCATTGGCTAACGGTGTTGACGCAATGATTTCTAGCTGGAATCGTGCTGCACCCAATACTATTCCAACGGCGGCTAAAGCAGGCGGTAACTACCTTTCTTCTTTACTTGTTGGAGGAGAAGCTCGCCGTCATGGTTATGCAGAAGGTATTGCCTTAAGTGTTGATGGATACCTTTCTGAAGGTGCAGGAGAAAACATCTTCATTATTAAAAATGGTGTTTTACATACGCCTCCAGCCACTAGCGCTATCCTGCCCGGAATTACTCGCGACTCGATCATGATTTTAGCTAAAGAACTTGGCTATGAAGTCAAAGAAGAAAATATTGCTCGCGAAGCATTATACCTTGCAGACGAAATATTTATGACCGGTACCGCCGCTGAGATAGTACCAGTAAGAAGCGTTGACCAGATTACCGTCGGTGAAGGCAAACGCGGCCCTATTACAGAAAAAATTCAATCCACATTCTTTGGATTATTCAACGGTACAACAGAAGACAAATGGGGTTGGTTAGATTTTGTCTATCCCGAAAACTCTGTTAGTTCAGACAAGTAA
- the ilvG gene encoding acetolactate synthase 2 catalytic subunit translates to MNGSDLVVAALKQQGITTVFGYPGGAIMPIYDALYDGGVEHVLCRHEQGAAMAAIGMARATQDVAVCLATSGPGATNLVTGLADALLDSVPLVAITGQVASPLIGTDAFQEIDVIGISLACSKHSYLVTDIDDLAPTLAEAFEVAKSGRPGPVVVDIAKDVQLAEAPTHLLPFIEPPAIPVADPKALEKAQSLLNKADKPVLYIGGGVQIAKATDTVRQFLINNPIPTVSTLKGLGSVERHDPNYLGMVGMHGTKAANLIVQESDLLIVVGARFDDRVTGRLDSFAPDARVIHIDIDAAEFNKLRRSNASLQGDINVILPQLALEQDISPWLKQTSNLRKEFKWRYDHPGELIYAPLLLKQLSDSMPDSSIVSTDVGQHQMWAAQHMQPRKPENYITSAGLGTMGFGLPAAIGAKIARPDDQSILITGDGSFMMNIQELGTIKRKQVAVKMVLLNNHRLGMVRQWQSLFFDGRHSETILDDNPDFQALAAAFGIPGKTITTKAEVEPALKEMLESETAYLLHVLIDEDENVWPLVPPGAANQDMLENT, encoded by the coding sequence ATGAACGGATCCGACTTGGTAGTAGCGGCCCTTAAACAGCAAGGTATAACCACAGTATTTGGATACCCAGGTGGCGCCATCATGCCAATTTATGATGCCCTTTATGATGGTGGCGTTGAGCATGTACTTTGCAGACATGAACAAGGTGCTGCAATGGCTGCCATTGGTATGGCACGAGCAACACAAGATGTTGCTGTCTGCCTAGCCACATCTGGCCCCGGAGCGACAAACCTCGTGACAGGTTTAGCTGATGCACTTTTAGATTCTGTGCCACTCGTTGCCATTACTGGTCAGGTTGCTAGCCCACTCATTGGTACAGATGCATTCCAAGAAATAGACGTTATTGGTATATCTTTAGCTTGTTCCAAACACAGTTACTTAGTTACCGACATCGATGACTTAGCGCCAACGTTGGCTGAAGCCTTTGAGGTAGCAAAGTCGGGTAGGCCTGGACCGGTTGTGGTCGATATTGCTAAAGATGTCCAGTTAGCTGAAGCTCCGACTCATCTTCTTCCATTTATCGAACCACCCGCAATTCCAGTGGCCGATCCCAAAGCGCTAGAAAAAGCGCAAAGCCTGCTTAATAAAGCGGATAAACCCGTTCTTTACATTGGTGGGGGCGTTCAAATAGCTAAAGCGACGGATACGGTGCGACAATTTCTTATTAACAATCCAATCCCGACAGTGAGTACTTTAAAAGGCTTGGGTAGCGTCGAGCGTCACGATCCTAATTACCTAGGAATGGTTGGAATGCATGGAACGAAAGCCGCCAATCTAATCGTTCAAGAGTCCGATCTATTAATCGTGGTTGGTGCCCGTTTCGACGATAGAGTGACTGGCCGATTAGATTCGTTTGCCCCAGATGCGAGAGTCATTCATATCGATATTGATGCAGCAGAATTTAACAAGCTGCGCCGCTCAAATGCATCACTGCAAGGTGATATCAACGTTATTCTTCCACAACTTGCGCTTGAACAAGATATATCTCCATGGCTTAAACAAACATCTAATTTAAGAAAAGAGTTCAAATGGCGCTATGACCATCCCGGAGAGCTTATCTATGCGCCTCTACTATTAAAGCAACTTTCAGACTCAATGCCTGACAGCTCTATAGTGTCTACCGATGTTGGCCAACATCAAATGTGGGCGGCGCAACATATGCAACCACGTAAACCAGAAAACTATATAACCTCTGCTGGTCTCGGCACTATGGGCTTTGGCCTTCCAGCTGCTATTGGAGCAAAGATTGCTCGACCTGACGATCAATCTATATTGATCACTGGTGATGGCTCTTTTATGATGAATATTCAAGAGCTAGGCACGATAAAAAGAAAGCAAGTAGCCGTCAAGATGGTTCTACTTAACAACCATCGTTTAGGTATGGTTCGTCAATGGCAATCACTCTTTTTTGATGGTCGCCACAGTGAAACCATTCTAGATGATAACCCAGATTTCCAAGCACTCGCAGCTGCATTTGGTATCCCAGGAAAAACCATTACAACGAAAGCAGAAGTAGAGCCGGCCCTAAAAGAAATGCTAGAAAGTGAGACCGCTTATCTACTTCATGTTCTTATCGATGAAGATGAAAACGTATGGCCACTTGTTCCACCGGGCGCGGCAAATCAAGATATGTTGGAGAATACCTAA
- the glmU gene encoding bifunctional UDP-N-acetylglucosamine diphosphorylase/glucosamine-1-phosphate N-acetyltransferase GlmU gives MSFSAVILAAGKGTRMYSSIPKVLHTLAGKPMVKHVIDTCNDLGAQNIHLVYGHGGDLMRQTLSAESVNWVLQAEQLGTGHAVDQASDKFDDNEKVLVLYGDVPLISSETIESLLDAQPAGGVALLTVVLDDPDGYGRIERKNDAVIAIVEQKDATEEQKRIKEINTGVMVATGGDLKRWLSGLNNQNAQGEYYLTDIIAAAHEEGRSIEAVHPSCAVEVEGVNNRVQLARIERAYQLMQAEKLLEQGVMLLDPSRFDLRGKLQCGIDVQIDVNVIIEGSVSLGNNVIIGAGCVLKDCEIDDNTLIRPYSVIDDATVGEACTVGPFTRLRPGTELKNNAHVGNFVEVKNGVIGEGSKANHLTYIGDTVIGQRSNIGAGTITCNYDGVNKFKTIIGDDVFVGSDTQLIAPITVGNGATIGAGTTVTRDISEGELVITRAKERRIEGWLRPVKKK, from the coding sequence ATGAGCTTCAGCGCGGTGATTCTAGCGGCGGGTAAAGGTACTCGCATGTATTCCAGTATACCTAAGGTGTTACATACCTTAGCCGGAAAGCCGATGGTCAAGCACGTTATCGATACCTGTAATGATTTGGGTGCGCAAAATATCCATCTTGTTTATGGTCACGGTGGTGATCTTATGCGACAAACTTTATCTGCGGAGTCGGTGAATTGGGTGCTCCAAGCTGAACAATTAGGAACTGGACACGCGGTTGATCAAGCATCAGATAAATTTGATGATAATGAAAAAGTATTAGTTTTATATGGGGATGTTCCTCTTATCTCATCTGAAACTATTGAAAGCCTGCTAGATGCTCAGCCTGCTGGTGGCGTTGCTTTGTTAACCGTTGTTTTAGATGACCCAGACGGATATGGACGCATTGAGCGTAAAAATGATGCTGTTATTGCTATTGTTGAGCAAAAAGATGCGACGGAAGAGCAAAAACGGATCAAGGAAATAAATACCGGAGTAATGGTCGCCACTGGTGGTGATCTGAAACGATGGTTGTCAGGACTCAATAACCAAAATGCTCAGGGCGAGTATTATCTTACGGACATTATTGCCGCCGCTCACGAAGAGGGCCGATCAATAGAAGCCGTTCACCCTTCATGTGCAGTTGAAGTTGAAGGGGTAAATAATCGTGTTCAACTTGCTCGTATTGAGCGTGCTTACCAACTCATGCAAGCTGAAAAACTACTCGAGCAGGGCGTGATGCTTCTTGACCCATCCCGCTTTGATCTGCGCGGCAAGCTTCAATGTGGTATCGATGTTCAGATTGATGTTAATGTTATTATCGAAGGCAGCGTAAGCTTAGGTAATAATGTCATTATTGGTGCTGGTTGTGTTCTGAAGGATTGTGAAATCGATGACAACACCCTTATACGCCCTTATAGCGTGATAGATGATGCGACAGTAGGAGAAGCTTGTACTGTCGGTCCATTTACTCGTCTTCGCCCTGGAACAGAGCTAAAAAACAATGCTCACGTAGGAAATTTTGTCGAGGTTAAAAACGGCGTGATAGGTGAGGGTTCTAAAGCAAACCACCTTACTTATATTGGAGATACTGTCATTGGCCAGCGTTCAAATATTGGTGCTGGAACCATTACCTGTAATTATGATGGTGTAAACAAGTTTAAGACGATTATCGGTGATGATGTTTTTGTAGGCTCTGACACACAGTTAATTGCGCCTATAACGGTTGGAAATGGGGCAACTATTGGTGCTGGTACAACCGTCACGAGGGATATATCTGAAGGCGAGCTAGTGATCACTCGTGCGAAAGAGCGCAGAATTGAAGGCTGGCTGCGCCCTGTTAAGAAAAAATAA
- the ilvA gene encoding threonine ammonia-lyase, biosynthetic — MAENPLGTLPKSGAEYLRHILRAPVYDVATVTLLQDMPRISERIGNQVQIKREDRQPVHSFKLRGAYNMVSSLSDAQKQAGVIAASAGNHAQGIALSGKKLDVKAIIVMPITTPDIKVEAVKSFGGEVVLHGSNFDEAKAEAERLAELNNYTFVPPFDHPLVIAGQGTIGMEMLQQNGHLDYIFVPVGGGGLAAGVAVLVKQLMPEIKVIAVEPEESSCLKAALDAGEPVVLDQINMFADGVAVKRIGDETFRLCNKYLDGHVAVSSDEICAAVKDIFEDTRAIAEPSGALALAGLKKFVEQQGLKDKKLATVLSGANTNFHGLRYVSERCELGEKREGLLAVTIPEVPGAFFKFCQIIGGRAVTEFNYRYNDASLANIFVGVRLQNGQEELESIVHDLKEGGYPVIDLSDNEMAKLHIRYMIGGKPSKALTEKLFSFEFPEYPGALLKFLSTLGTHWNISMFNYRNQGADYGRVLCGFELEESDLPRFAAHLHELDYPYKDESNNVAYKFFLS; from the coding sequence ATGGCAGAAAATCCGTTAGGGACACTGCCTAAGAGTGGCGCAGAATATCTGCGCCATATCCTTAGAGCCCCAGTTTATGACGTCGCAACCGTCACTTTATTGCAAGACATGCCTAGAATTTCTGAGCGTATTGGAAACCAGGTGCAAATAAAGCGAGAAGATAGACAACCCGTACACTCGTTTAAATTACGCGGTGCCTACAATATGGTTTCAAGCCTATCCGACGCACAGAAACAAGCGGGTGTCATCGCGGCTTCAGCAGGTAACCACGCTCAAGGTATTGCACTCTCTGGCAAGAAATTAGACGTTAAAGCCATCATTGTAATGCCAATTACAACCCCAGATATCAAAGTTGAAGCGGTTAAAAGCTTTGGTGGTGAAGTCGTACTTCATGGCAGTAATTTTGATGAGGCAAAAGCAGAAGCAGAAAGATTGGCAGAGCTTAATAACTATACTTTTGTTCCTCCTTTTGATCATCCGTTGGTGATTGCAGGCCAAGGAACCATCGGTATGGAAATGCTACAACAAAATGGCCATTTGGATTATATCTTTGTTCCTGTTGGTGGCGGCGGTCTCGCTGCCGGTGTCGCCGTACTCGTTAAACAGTTAATGCCAGAAATTAAGGTTATTGCCGTTGAGCCAGAAGAGTCATCTTGCCTAAAAGCAGCATTAGATGCTGGTGAGCCTGTTGTTCTCGACCAAATAAATATGTTTGCCGATGGCGTTGCCGTTAAACGTATTGGTGATGAAACATTTCGACTCTGTAATAAGTATCTTGATGGCCATGTTGCAGTATCTAGCGATGAAATCTGTGCTGCTGTAAAAGATATCTTTGAAGATACTCGTGCGATTGCTGAACCTTCCGGTGCTCTTGCTTTAGCCGGATTGAAAAAATTTGTCGAACAACAGGGCCTCAAAGATAAAAAACTGGCGACAGTCCTATCTGGAGCAAACACCAACTTTCACGGTTTACGCTATGTATCAGAAAGATGCGAGCTTGGCGAAAAACGTGAAGGTTTATTAGCCGTGACAATTCCTGAAGTACCTGGAGCATTCTTTAAGTTCTGTCAGATTATTGGTGGGAGAGCCGTCACCGAGTTTAACTATCGGTACAACGATGCCAGTTTAGCCAATATATTCGTAGGTGTACGCTTGCAAAATGGTCAGGAAGAACTTGAGAGTATTGTTCATGATCTAAAAGAAGGTGGGTATCCTGTTATCGACCTCTCTGATAACGAAATGGCGAAGCTACATATCCGATATATGATTGGTGGTAAACCCTCAAAGGCACTTACAGAGAAATTGTTCAGCTTTGAGTTTCCTGAATACCCAGGCGCATTATTGAAGTTTTTGAGTACGCTTGGCACTCATTGGAATATCAGTATGTTCAACTACCGAAATCAAGGTGCTGATTATGGTCGTGTGCTCTGCGGGTTCGAGCTAGAAGAATCAGACTTGCCACGTTTTGCAGCACATCTTCATGAACTGGATTATCCCTACAAGGATGAATCGAATAACGTGGCGTATAAGTTCTTTTTATCTTAG
- the ilvD gene encoding dihydroxy-acid dehydratase: protein MSTPNKYRSATTTHGRNMAGARALWRATGVKEEDFGKPIIAVVNSFTQFVPGHVHLKDMGQLVAREIESAGGIAKEFNTIAVDDGIAMGHGGMLYSLPSRELIADSVEYMVNAHCADAMVCISNCDKITPGMMMAALRLNIPVIFVSGGPMEAGKTKLSDQIIKLDLVDAMIQGADPSVSDEQSEQIERSACPTCGSCSGMFTANSMNCLTEALGLSQPGNGSLLATHADRKELFLSAGRRVVELTKRYYEQGDDSALPRNIASKEAFENAMALDIAMGGSTNTVLHLIASAQEGEIAFDMDDIDRMSLRVPHICKVAPSTPKYHMEDVHRAGGVMAILGELDRAGLINNQTNTVLGLTMKEQLAQYDIMQTESEEVKKFFRAGPAGIRTTEAFSQNCRWDTLDNDREDGCIRTKENAFSQEGGLAVLRGNIAIDGCIVKTAGVDEENHKFQGPAVVFESQEDAVEGILGGKVKAGDVVVIRYEGPKGGPGMQEMLYPTTYLKSMGLGKECALLTDGRFSGGTSGLSIGHASPEAAQGGIIGLVNQGDIITIDIPARSITLDVAKDELETRRAEQEKLGWKPVNRQRKVSLALKAYAMLATSADKGAVRDKSILEG from the coding sequence ATGTCTACTCCTAATAAATATCGCAGCGCCACGACGACACATGGACGCAACATGGCTGGCGCTCGCGCTTTATGGCGTGCTACAGGCGTAAAAGAAGAAGATTTCGGTAAGCCAATTATCGCTGTCGTAAACTCATTCACACAGTTTGTACCGGGTCATGTTCACTTAAAGGACATGGGGCAACTTGTCGCAAGAGAAATTGAATCGGCGGGTGGTATTGCAAAAGAATTCAATACCATTGCCGTTGATGATGGTATTGCCATGGGTCACGGCGGAATGCTTTACTCTCTGCCTTCTCGCGAGCTTATTGCAGATTCTGTTGAATACATGGTAAATGCTCACTGTGCCGATGCGATGGTTTGTATTTCTAACTGTGACAAAATTACTCCAGGGATGATGATGGCGGCATTACGCCTAAACATCCCTGTTATTTTTGTATCAGGCGGTCCAATGGAAGCGGGGAAAACCAAACTTTCTGATCAAATAATCAAACTCGATCTTGTTGATGCCATGATTCAAGGTGCGGATCCGTCCGTATCCGATGAACAAAGTGAGCAAATAGAGCGTAGTGCCTGCCCGACTTGTGGTTCATGCTCTGGTATGTTCACAGCAAATTCCATGAACTGTTTGACTGAAGCTCTTGGTTTGAGCCAACCAGGCAATGGCTCTTTACTCGCGACTCATGCTGATCGTAAAGAGTTATTCTTAAGCGCAGGACGCCGAGTAGTCGAGTTGACTAAGCGTTACTATGAACAAGGTGACGACTCCGCTTTACCTCGTAATATCGCGTCCAAAGAAGCATTTGAAAATGCGATGGCGCTTGATATCGCGATGGGTGGTTCAACAAACACGGTTCTACACTTGATAGCCTCTGCGCAAGAAGGTGAAATAGCCTTTGATATGGATGACATTGATCGTATGTCACTTCGAGTTCCACATATTTGTAAGGTTGCACCTTCTACTCCAAAATATCATATGGAGGATGTGCACCGTGCAGGTGGTGTTATGGCCATACTTGGGGAGCTTGATCGTGCAGGGCTAATCAACAATCAAACCAATACTGTTCTTGGCTTGACAATGAAAGAACAATTGGCGCAATACGACATCATGCAAACCGAATCAGAAGAGGTAAAAAAATTCTTCCGTGCAGGTCCAGCTGGTATTCGTACAACCGAGGCATTTTCACAAAATTGTCGTTGGGACACGCTAGATAACGACCGTGAAGACGGTTGTATCCGTACGAAAGAAAACGCTTTTAGTCAAGAAGGTGGTTTGGCTGTACTTAGAGGTAATATCGCTATCGATGGCTGTATCGTCAAAACAGCTGGTGTCGATGAAGAAAATCATAAATTCCAAGGTCCAGCGGTGGTATTTGAAAGCCAAGAAGATGCCGTAGAGGGCATCCTTGGTGGTAAAGTGAAAGCAGGCGATGTCGTTGTCATTCGTTACGAAGGTCCTAAAGGTGGTCCGGGTATGCAAGAAATGCTTTATCCAACGACTTACCTCAAATCAATGGGCTTAGGCAAAGAGTGCGCCCTTCTAACTGATGGTCGCTTCTCTGGTGGTACATCTGGACTATCTATTGGTCATGCTTCTCCAGAAGCTGCTCAGGGCGGAATTATCGGTCTTGTGAATCAAGGTGATATCATCACAATAGATATACCCGCTCGTTCGATCACCCTAGACGTCGCTAAAGATGAACTCGAAACTCGTAGAGCGGAGCAAGAAAAGTTAGGGTGGAAACCTGTAAACCGCCAACGTAAAGTTTCATTGGCACTTAAAGCCTATGCCATGCTAGCGACCAGTGCGGATAAAGGCGCTGTGCGTGATAAATCCATATTGGAAGGTTAA
- the ilvM gene encoding acetolactate synthase 2 small subunit yields the protein MDRYLLKIEANDKPVLVERILRVVRHRGFTIKQILATQNHESKVAQIELVVDSDRPITLITNQVEKLWDVTNVHTSRLKKDEMLSAYKI from the coding sequence ATGGACAGATACCTATTAAAAATAGAAGCCAACGATAAACCTGTTTTGGTTGAACGCATACTTAGAGTGGTAAGACACCGAGGTTTTACCATCAAGCAAATACTTGCGACACAAAATCATGAGAGTAAAGTTGCTCAAATAGAACTTGTCGTTGACAGTGACCGTCCTATTACGTTGATTACAAATCAAGTTGAAAAACTTTGGGATGTCACTAACGTACATACCTCTAGACTGAAAAAAGACGAAATGCTCAGTGCTTATAAAATTTAA